One region of Aminobacterium colombiense DSM 12261 genomic DNA includes:
- a CDS encoding carboxypeptidase-like regulatory domain-containing protein — translation MTKIGQKGVIKALFCFVLFIWLSSSLAWAQAKGYGVEVRARSSLHTSTQPGRIISVSVLITSYQPSLETFIEEIGLPEGWQPLMPPGRFSIPARGSVSRVVAFQIPPSAQAKDYEVVYSVKSRRDYGVHDEEIFTVSILAVEGTEIVLVKKPVAIIGGQHYEVDLQLINKSNTTRTYFLHLPDRDERYPATITPTETTLDPGKSADLKLKGRIFEGTTSRYHFVEVQAVATGDEGPISTSVIVDLDVIPRGGGELDIFHVLPTELVISAMGNSEGDGANIEWSGWGYLDEERTRWIEFLFRGPDVNEYGIYGDIDEYWLNYFTETFDLYLGDQGYPLSRLTSLGSYGRGLGFAIKPVELGWGGGAHFLKSRWGYPDKKEFGFYISQKIRSDLEVRLNMLQKERKAYGKKPDMKDTLWTVSAEYRPWAHTLLELEYGLCDTDRVEALDDDKAYRIYLRGRMNGNIPYSIARIRAGTDFWGYYHDYDYTSATIGYPFSDRLQGNISWYQYKDNLNLRRPEGTTQTYEELLQVYFDYELANGWYFTVGYDSFSMEDRLLPAEYDYCEDSWWLRIGRTMDRYSYSFEARYADQEDRFGGESGSAWNYNVFISYQLTPDLYVSIYGGFGDNEVLAASYLMRASDNRGISLVWDVNPTLKLSFWYTRYSYERDYADNSEQYEFIAEQTFKNENVLRFRIQRNDYRGDMETSYSVSYVIPIDIKLAKKKNVGVLQGLVYETVDGEKRGISQVVLKLEGETSVTDEKGMFLFPALLPGTYLLEVDRASVGNRVPDQRVPITVEIAGYGEITSMDIGITDGASLNGMVVLVDPDSGKESVSSIEGEKGYVVGDTLKQDGTLEAGGLQSVLVEMANGDEVHRRLTDSWGRFLFEGLRPGKWVLKIYDINIPSSYRLEKPEQTLEIAPGDNLILEAKVLPRKRTIRFIEEGRVVMKRGEK, via the coding sequence ATGACAAAAATCGGGCAGAAAGGAGTTATTAAGGCTCTATTTTGTTTTGTTTTGTTTATATGGCTGTCTTCGAGCCTGGCTTGGGCTCAGGCGAAAGGATACGGAGTGGAGGTTCGGGCCAGATCGTCACTTCATACAAGTACCCAGCCGGGAAGAATTATCAGCGTAAGCGTTCTTATCACAAGCTATCAGCCAAGCCTTGAAACTTTTATAGAAGAGATAGGTCTTCCCGAAGGATGGCAGCCCCTTATGCCCCCAGGACGTTTCTCTATTCCGGCCAGGGGAAGCGTCTCTCGTGTCGTGGCTTTCCAGATTCCTCCTTCGGCTCAGGCAAAAGATTATGAAGTGGTGTATTCCGTAAAGAGTCGTAGGGATTACGGTGTTCATGACGAAGAGATATTTACAGTGTCAATTCTCGCTGTAGAAGGAACGGAGATCGTTCTGGTAAAAAAACCGGTGGCCATTATAGGAGGACAGCACTATGAGGTTGACCTTCAGCTTATCAATAAATCTAACACGACTCGAACCTACTTTCTCCACCTTCCTGACAGAGACGAAAGGTATCCGGCAACAATTACCCCTACGGAAACCACTCTTGATCCAGGCAAGAGCGCTGATCTTAAATTGAAGGGACGTATTTTCGAGGGAACCACCTCCAGATATCATTTCGTAGAAGTTCAGGCTGTGGCTACCGGGGATGAAGGTCCCATTTCCACATCAGTGATCGTAGATCTTGATGTTATTCCCAGGGGCGGAGGGGAACTTGATATTTTTCATGTTCTGCCCACCGAACTGGTGATCAGCGCTATGGGCAATAGCGAAGGAGACGGCGCTAACATTGAGTGGAGCGGGTGGGGCTATCTCGATGAGGAACGGACGAGATGGATAGAATTCCTTTTTAGAGGACCTGATGTCAACGAGTATGGAATCTATGGCGATATTGACGAGTATTGGCTGAATTACTTTACTGAAACTTTCGACCTGTACCTTGGCGATCAGGGATATCCCTTGTCTCGCCTTACGTCATTAGGGTCTTATGGACGGGGGCTGGGATTTGCCATAAAGCCTGTTGAATTAGGTTGGGGCGGCGGGGCTCACTTTCTCAAAAGCCGCTGGGGCTATCCCGATAAAAAAGAGTTTGGATTCTATATCAGCCAGAAAATAAGAAGCGATCTTGAGGTGCGGCTTAATATGCTCCAGAAAGAAAGGAAAGCCTATGGGAAAAAACCCGACATGAAAGACACGTTATGGACTGTCAGCGCCGAATACAGGCCCTGGGCCCATACCCTTCTTGAACTTGAGTATGGATTATGCGATACAGACAGGGTGGAGGCCCTCGATGACGATAAAGCCTATAGAATTTATTTACGGGGGCGTATGAATGGCAATATCCCCTACTCTATCGCAAGAATTCGTGCAGGCACCGACTTTTGGGGCTATTATCACGATTACGATTATACAAGCGCAACCATAGGTTACCCATTCAGTGACAGGCTGCAGGGAAACATTTCCTGGTATCAGTATAAGGATAACCTGAATCTCAGGCGGCCGGAAGGAACCACTCAGACCTATGAAGAGCTTTTACAGGTTTATTTTGATTATGAGCTGGCCAACGGCTGGTATTTCACAGTAGGATACGACTCTTTTTCAATGGAAGATCGTTTACTGCCGGCCGAATACGACTATTGCGAAGATTCGTGGTGGCTTCGAATTGGGCGAACCATGGATCGCTATAGCTACTCCTTCGAGGCCCGTTATGCCGACCAGGAGGATCGCTTTGGCGGAGAGAGCGGATCGGCTTGGAATTATAATGTTTTCATAAGTTACCAGTTGACTCCAGATCTCTATGTTTCCATTTATGGCGGTTTCGGTGATAACGAAGTTCTTGCCGCTAGTTATCTCATGAGGGCTTCAGATAACCGGGGCATTTCTCTCGTGTGGGATGTAAATCCCACCCTCAAACTCTCTTTCTGGTATACACGATACTCCTATGAGAGAGACTATGCTGATAACAGCGAGCAATACGAATTTATCGCCGAACAGACCTTTAAAAACGAGAACGTTCTTCGGTTTCGTATACAGCGAAACGATTACAGAGGAGATATGGAAACGTCTTACTCGGTGTCCTACGTCATTCCTATTGATATCAAGCTTGCGAAAAAGAAAAATGTGGGAGTGTTGCAAGGCCTTGTCTATGAAACGGTAGATGGAGAGAAAAGGGGAATTTCTCAGGTGGTTCTGAAGCTTGAGGGGGAGACATCCGTTACAGATGAAAAAGGCATGTTCCTTTTCCCTGCCTTGCTCCCTGGAACATATTTGCTGGAAGTTGATCGGGCTTCCGTAGGGAACCGGGTTCCTGATCAGCGGGTTCCTATTACTGTAGAAATTGCCGGATACGGCGAAATAACCTCCATGGACATTGGCATTACTGACGGCGCATCCCTTAATGGCATGGTGGTTCTCGTAGATCCGGATTCGGGAAAAGAGTCGGTATCGTCCATAGAGGGAGAAAAAGGATACGTCGTGGGTGATACATTGAAACAGGATGGAACATTAGAAGCTGGCGGATTGCAAAGCGTTCTCGTAGAAATGGCCAATGGAGACGAAGTGCATCGTAGGCTTACTGATAGTTGGGGACGGTTCCTTTTTGAAGGGTTGCGTCCAGGAAAGTGGGTTTTGAAAATTTACGATATAAATATTCCGTCATCTTATCGCCTTGAAAAACCCGAGCAGACCCTCGAAATTGCTCCTGGAGACAATCTGATCCTTGAGGCGAAGGTGTTGCCCCGTAAAAGAACCATACGGTTTATTGAAGAGGGGCGCGTTGTTATGAAACGTGGCGAGAAGTGA